The genomic region CCGGTCAAGAGCGTGCTGGACCAGCTAGCGGCACGGCAGGAGGAGATGAGGGTGAAGGACGCGGTCGAGGAGTTCTTGGCTGCGAAGTGCGAACTCAGCGAGGAGTGGACCACCGCCCACAGGGTCTTCGATTCATTCAAGGAGTTCCTGGAAAGGGACAACCACCCGAAGACCTTCTGGACCTCTGCCAGGTTTGGCAGGCGCCTCACCGAGCTTTTGGGCCAGGAGCGCAAGAAGACCTCCAACGGTGTCTGGTACCAGGTCGAAATCAGGGGTAGCACGGGCATGCGGGAGAACATCGACCGCTTCTTGGCCATGCGGCCCGCCAACCGGCCGATGCCCGGGGAAGTGAAGATTCCTGCCTGACCCACCTATTTTTCGTGGCCAGTACGTCCGGACGACTCTGGACGTACTGGCCCATGCCGGAAGAAGGGAGCGAGGCGGCGGAACACGGCGTGCTGGGCGGAGATGAAGCGCCACCCAAGCTGTGAAAAAGGGACCTCGCCCTCGACCCTGGTCAGCCGCCTTGTTCCAAGTGCTTAGCCCCATGACCATGGGCTTGTGAGAACGGGTCCCTTCCCGTACACCATCGCGATGGGAACCACGCCTAACAGGATGCGGGTCTGCCTGTACCACCGGGTCTCGACGCTGGACCAGAACCCGACCCTGGCACGCGAGGAGCTTCAGGGTGCCGCCGCCCGCCTGGGCGGCGAGGTCGTGCTCGAGGTGGAGGAGACGGGCAGCGGGGCGCGGAACGACCGCCCCGGCCTCCAGAAGCTCATGGACGCCGCTCGACGCGGCAAGCTCGATGCCGTGGTCGTTTGGAAGCTGGACCGCTTCGGCCGGTCGGCGCTCGACGTGCTCGCCAACATCCGGGACCTGGACGCCGCTGGTGTCCGGTTCCTTGCCATCACCCAGGGCATCGACATCCGGCCGGGCGGCGACGCGATGTCACGCCTCATGCTGACGATGCTCGCGGCGGTGGCCGAGTTCGAGCGGGACCTCATCCGTGAGCGCACCCGGCTCGGCATGACGAAGGCGCGGGCCGCAGGCAAGCACATCGGCCGACCGCGTGCCGCCGGGCCGAGCCGGGCCGAGGTTGAAGAACTTCGTCAGGCGGGTCACTCCTGGCGCGAGGTAGCGAAGGCCCTCGGGTGCTCGACCTGGGCGGCCCGGCAGACTTGCG from Anaeromyxobacter paludicola harbors:
- a CDS encoding recombinase family protein, whose product is MRVCLYHRVSTLDQNPTLAREELQGAAARLGGEVVLEVEETGSGARNDRPGLQKLMDAARRGKLDAVVVWKLDRFGRSALDVLANIRDLDAAGVRFLAITQGIDIRPGGDAMSRLMLTMLAAVAEFERDLIRERTRLGMTKARAAGKHIGRPRAAGPSRAEVEELRQAGHSWREVAKALGCSTWAARQTCVTGSPTRPG